A region from the Aegilops tauschii subsp. strangulata cultivar AL8/78 chromosome 5, Aet v6.0, whole genome shotgun sequence genome encodes:
- the LOC109752560 gene encoding disease resistance protein RGA5-like, which yields MQVVTGAIGSLLPKLGKLLMEEYNLQKKAKKGVESLMREMKTIHAALCKVADVASDQLDEQVKLWADEVRELSYDMEDVVDKFLVRVDGSNKPADDGNKLTNLVEKMANLFNNGKARRQISSAIKNIQKDVQDVAARRGRYTVDDIVPKPTARTAIDPRLRALYTEVTELVGIYGKRDQELVKLLSLGDEDLCKKRLKIVSVVGFGGLGKTTLVRTVYDKIKGGFHSWAFVPVGRNPDVKKIFKDILIGLNKQIYTNINLMALDERQLIEEIRELLQDKRYLVVIDDIWDSKLWGDIKLAFSNMNNFGSRLITTTRILSVSKACCPSTHDSIYEMKPLSDDDSARLFYKRIFSSENGCPNELKKVSKDILRKCGGVPLAILTIASLLATVQQIKPKFEWHVLVNSIGRGLTEDASMEEMQRILSFSYYDLPSDMKTCLLYLSMYPEDREIDKEELIWKWICEEFVQHGKQLTSTFEIGETYFNELINRNMIQPIYTGFCEVKSCRVHDMVLDLIRSLSGEAKFITVLDSNKDMTCCRGNIRRISLQNIELDPRTTPLINSSSMSQVRSITAFFPATTIMPALSSFEVLRVLDLSGCNLGAVNCQVNLRDIVHLFHLRYLGLRRTGICELPKEIGNLQFLQVIDAQYNFDMRVLPSSMCKLRKLMVVKVLICCNWTPGVLGNLTSLQVLERISASPSIVQELGNLARLRELEIHFLHRSPELEEAFVESICKLNDIQSLNINYQDSPYLDLLGERWVPPRCLGKFEFYSDHMACSTLPMWIRRCGPSHLSNLSTFSIIIKEVRQEDVQILGRLHSLRHLWMQSTHQTERLLVIGADGFRLTIAFALHCQPATQVVFQQGALPNAEQVRFNLGVRVAKEDGNGDCFELGLLNLLSLQSAIVEIHWDGIIVKEAEKAEAAVRNALNAHPNQPSIAFSMEPYIPEDTDDDDDDDYYDDDIDTDVQGKRMDLD from the exons atgcagGTGGTGACGGGTGCCATTGGCAGCCTGCTCCCCAAGCTGGGGAAGCTGCTCATGGAGGAGTACAACTTGCAGAAGAAGGCAAAGAAAGGTGTCGAGTCTCTCATGCGAGAGATGAAGACTATACACGCTGCCCTCTGCAAGGTAGCCGATGTGGCGAGTGATCAGCTAGACGAGCAGGTCAAGCTCTGGGCTGATGAGGTCAGGGAGCTCTCCTACGACATGGAAGACGTCGTTGACAAGTTCCTTGTGCGTGTTGATGGCTCTAATAAACCCGCCGATGATGGCAACAAGCTCACGAATCTCGTGGAGAAGATGGCCAATTTGTTCAACAACGGTAAGGCTCGCCGCCAGATTTCTAGCGCCATCAAGAACATCCAGAAAGATGTCCAAGATGTGGCAGCCAGGCGTGGAAGGTATACAGTCGATGATATTGTGCCTAAGCCTACAGCTAGGACAGCTATCGATCCTCGTCTCCGAGCTCTGTACACTGAAGTTACGGAGCTTGTCGGCATCTATGGGAAGAGGGATCAAGAGCTTGTCAAGTTATTGTCCTTAGGAGATGAAGATCTGTGCAAGAAGAGACTAAAGATAGTCTCTGTAGTTGGATTCGGAGGACTAGGCAAGACCACTCTTGTTAGAACAGTATATGATAAGATCAAAGGAGGTTTCCATTCTTGGGCTTTTGTTCCAGTTGGTCGGAATCCTGACGTAAAGAAGATATTCAAGGACATTCTCATTGGTCTAAACAAGCAAATTTACACTAATATCAATCTCATGGCATTGGATGAAAGGCAACTTATCGAAGAAATCCGTGAATTACTTCAGGATAAGAG ATATCTCGTCGTAATTGATGATATATGGGATTCAAAACTATGGGGAGATATCAAGTTGGCTTTCTCTAATATGAACAATTTTGGAAGTCGACTAATCACGACAACCCGCATATTGAGTGTATCTAAAGCATGCTGTCCTTCCACTCATGATTCCATTTATGAAATGAAACCTCTCTCAGATGACGACTCTGCAAGGCTCTTCTATAAAAGAATATTTTCAAGTGAGAATGGTTGTCCTAATGAACTTAAGAAGGTATCTAAAGATATATTGAGGAAATGTGGCGGTGTACCATTAGCCATCCTTACTATTGCTAGTCTTCTTGCTACTGTTCAACAGATAAAGCCAAAATTTGAATGGCATGTTCTGGTAAACTCAATTGGTCGTGGACTTACAGAAGATGCAAGTATGGAGGAAATGCAGAGGATACTATCATTTAGCTATTATGATCTACCTTCTGATATGAAGACTTGTTTATTATATCTAAGTATGTATCCCGAAGACCGTGAGATTGACAAAGAAGAACTTATATGGAAGTGGATATGTGAAGAATTTGTGCAGCATGGAAAGCAACTAACTAGCACATTTGAGATTGGGGAAACTTATTTCAACGAGCTGATAAATAGAAACATGATTCAGCCAATATACACTGGTTTTTGTGAAGTAAAAAGTTGCCGTGTGCATGATATGGTGCTTGACCTGATTCGTTCCTTGTCAGGTGAAGCAAAGTTTATTACAGTATTGGATAGTAATAAGGATATGACGTGTTGTCGTGGCAATATCCGTAGGATATCTCTCCAAAATATTGAGTTAGATCCACGAACCACACCTCTCATTAATTCAAGTAGTATGTCTCAAGTAAGGTCCATTACTGCCTTTTTTCCAGCTACGACTATCATGCCTGCTCTATCTAGCTTTGAAGTTTTACGTGTATTGGATTTGAGTGGATGCAATCTAGGGGCAGTTAACTGTCAAGTTAACTTGAGGGATATTGTGCATTTATTTCACCTAAGATACCTAGGTCTAAGAAGAACTGGTATATGTGAACTCCCAAAGGAAATAGGAAATCTACAGTTTCTGCAGGTGATAGATGCACAATACAATTTTGACATGAGAGTTTTGCCGTCATCTATGTGCAAGCTAAGAAAGTTAATGGTCGTAAAGGTTTTGATATGCTGCAATTGGACCCCTGGTGTGTTGGGTAACCTGACATCATTGCAAGTGTTGGAGAGGATCTCTGCCTCTCCAAGCATTGTGCAAGAGCTTGGCAACCTGGCAAGGCTGAGGGAGCTCGAGATTCACTTCCTTCATCGGAGCCCCGAGTTAGAGGAAGCTTTTGTGGAGTCTATATGCAAGCTGAATGATATCCAAAGTCTGAATATTAACTACCAGGATTCACCATACTTGGATCTCTTGGGGGAACGCTGGGTACCCCCGCGATGTCTTGGCAAATTTGAGTTCTATTCAGACCACATGGCATGCTCTACATTGCCGATGTGGATAAGGAGATGTGGCCCCTCACATCTATCAAACCTATCCACATTCAGTATCATAATCAAGGAAGTGCGGCAGGAGGATGTGCAAATCCTTGGGAGGTTGCATTCTCTTCGCCATCTTTGGATGCAAAGCACCCACCAAACAGAAAGGTTGCTCGTCATTGGTGCGGATGGGTTTCGTTTAACGATAGCCTTTGCATTGCATTGTCAGCCAGCCACTCAAGTAGTCTTTCAGCAAGGAGCTTTGCCAAATGCAGAACAAGTCCGATTCAATTTGGGTGTGCGGGTGGCCAAAGAAGATGGTAACGGTGATTGCTTTGAGCTCGGCCTGCTTAACCTGCTCTCACTTCAGAGCGCGATAGTTGAAATCCATTGGGATGGCATCATAGTTAAGGAGGCCGAGAAAGCGGAGGCTGCGGTGAGAAATGCATTGAACGCCCATCCTAACCAACCAAGCATTGCTTTTAGTATGGAGCCATATATACCAGAAG AcactgatgatgatgatgacgatgactaTTATGATGACGACATTGATACTGACGTTCAAGGAAAAAGAATGGATCTGGA CTAG